One Corvus moneduloides isolate bCorMon1 chromosome 21, bCorMon1.pri, whole genome shotgun sequence DNA window includes the following coding sequences:
- the TMEM268 gene encoding transmembrane protein 268 isoform X3: protein MAQKSQTGGTEKNGSSLPYCKSDFKEGALQWVTEPPQGRVLLVLSMDNTCPSSSFDMDLCAEKLQSLGVQVPADPWRRLLQEGVLRPEVRRYLFYSSRAFQIAMAVVFYICLWTNLYSTLQLSPLGRYWGASVLVTLVALAVTVLVILVIDHHQRKLNVNTDVRLAAVNEIFIKHSVILGITGVLDGPHNILQLWFVHFSPERCLQALAAHITQLQGTQAGLRHSLDQLCVVMDVVVQPELEREVEAPCEESPLLSSGGTLNKDPVTCNELLRLIPEGPPEAMAQQLLVIFSGCYVRLLVTGRLPRAGAGGHVEHSSVPCLCQFIQTTVLHSHHSWVRGR, encoded by the exons ATGGCCCAGAAAAGCCAAACTGGTGGAACTGAGAAAAATGGATCCTCCCTCCCCTACTGCAAGAGTGATTTCAAGGAAGGAGCCCTGCAGTGGGTGACAG AACCCCCCCAAGGccgggtgctgctggtgctcagcATGGACAAcacctgccccagctcctccttcGACATGGACCTTTGTGCCGAGAAGCTGCAGTCCCTCGGCGTCCAG GTGCCGGCGGATCCGTGGAGaaggctgctccaggagggtGTCCTGAGGCCCGAAGTGAGGCGGTACCTGTTCTACAGCTCCAGGGCCTTCCAGATTGCCATGGCTGTG gttttctaCATCTGTCTCTGGACAAACCTTTACTCCACGCTCCAGCTGAGTCCCCTGGGACGCTACTGGGGGGCCAGCGTGCTGGTGACCCTGGTGGCCCTGGCTGTCACTGTACTGGTGATCCTGGTCATTGATCACCACCAGAGGAAG CTGAACGTGAACACAGACGTGAGGCTGGCAGCTGTCAATGAAATCTTTATCAAGCACAGCGTAATCCTGGGCATTACAGGTGTCCTGGATGGGCCACACAACATCCTACAA CTGTGGTTCGTGCACTTCAGCCCCGAGCGCTGCCTCCAGGCCCTGGCAGCCCACATCACTCAGCTGCAGGGAACACAG gcAGGCCTGAGGCACAGCCTGGACCAGCTCTGTGTGGTCATGGATGTGGTGGTTCAGCctgagctggagagggaggtggAGGCTCCATGTGAAGAGTCCCCTCTTTTATCCAGCGGGGGGACCCTGAACAAAGATCCTGTGACCTGCAATGAGCTCCTGCGCCTCATCCCCGAGGGCCCACCCGAG GCGAtggcccagcagctcctggtgatCTTCAGTGGATGCTACGTCCGGCTCCTGGTCACGGGCCGGCTCCCTCGGGCCGGGGCAGGGGGACACGTGGAGCACAGCAGCGTTCCCTGTCTCTGCCAGTTCATCCAGACCACGGTGCTCCACAGCCACCACAGCTGGGTCAGGGGCAGGTGA
- the TMEM268 gene encoding transmembrane protein 268 isoform X1 yields MAQKSQTGGTEKNGSSLPYCKSDFKEGALQWVTEPPQGRVLLVLSMDNTCPSSSFDMDLCAEKLQSLGVQVPADPWRRLLQEGVLRPEVRRYLFYSSRAFQIAMAVVRAPRAARPGTGVLVPTGGAGFGWGANPGSDTFLVFYICLWTNLYSTLQLSPLGRYWGASVLVTLVALAVTVLVILVIDHHQRKLNVNTDVRLAAVNEIFIKHSVILGITGVLDGPHNILQLWFVHFSPERCLQALAAHITQLQGTQAGLRHSLDQLCVVMDVVVQPELEREVEAPCEESPLLSSGGTLNKDPVTCNELLRLIPEGPPEAMAQQLLVIFSGCYVRLLVTGRLPRAGAGGHVEHSSVPCLCQFIQTTVLHSHHSWVRGR; encoded by the exons ATGGCCCAGAAAAGCCAAACTGGTGGAACTGAGAAAAATGGATCCTCCCTCCCCTACTGCAAGAGTGATTTCAAGGAAGGAGCCCTGCAGTGGGTGACAG AACCCCCCCAAGGccgggtgctgctggtgctcagcATGGACAAcacctgccccagctcctccttcGACATGGACCTTTGTGCCGAGAAGCTGCAGTCCCTCGGCGTCCAG GTGCCGGCGGATCCGTGGAGaaggctgctccaggagggtGTCCTGAGGCCCGAAGTGAGGCGGTACCTGTTCTACAGCTCCAGGGCCTTCCAGATTGCCATGGCTGTGGTGAGGGCACCGCGGGCTGCCCGGCCTGGCACCGGGGTTCTCGTGCCCACCGGGGGAGCGGGGTTTGGCTGGGGAGCAAATCCTGGTTCTGACACATTCCTG gttttctaCATCTGTCTCTGGACAAACCTTTACTCCACGCTCCAGCTGAGTCCCCTGGGACGCTACTGGGGGGCCAGCGTGCTGGTGACCCTGGTGGCCCTGGCTGTCACTGTACTGGTGATCCTGGTCATTGATCACCACCAGAGGAAG CTGAACGTGAACACAGACGTGAGGCTGGCAGCTGTCAATGAAATCTTTATCAAGCACAGCGTAATCCTGGGCATTACAGGTGTCCTGGATGGGCCACACAACATCCTACAA CTGTGGTTCGTGCACTTCAGCCCCGAGCGCTGCCTCCAGGCCCTGGCAGCCCACATCACTCAGCTGCAGGGAACACAG gcAGGCCTGAGGCACAGCCTGGACCAGCTCTGTGTGGTCATGGATGTGGTGGTTCAGCctgagctggagagggaggtggAGGCTCCATGTGAAGAGTCCCCTCTTTTATCCAGCGGGGGGACCCTGAACAAAGATCCTGTGACCTGCAATGAGCTCCTGCGCCTCATCCCCGAGGGCCCACCCGAG GCGAtggcccagcagctcctggtgatCTTCAGTGGATGCTACGTCCGGCTCCTGGTCACGGGCCGGCTCCCTCGGGCCGGGGCAGGGGGACACGTGGAGCACAGCAGCGTTCCCTGTCTCTGCCAGTTCATCCAGACCACGGTGCTCCACAGCCACCACAGCTGGGTCAGGGGCAGGTGA
- the TMEM268 gene encoding transmembrane protein 268 isoform X2, translated as MAQKSQTGGTEKNGSSLPYCKSDFKEGALQWVTEPPQGRVLLVLSMDNTCPSSSFDMDLCAEKLQSLGVQVPADPWRRLLQEGVLRPEVRRYLFYSSRAFQIAMAVVRVFYICLWTNLYSTLQLSPLGRYWGASVLVTLVALAVTVLVILVIDHHQRKLNVNTDVRLAAVNEIFIKHSVILGITGVLDGPHNILQLWFVHFSPERCLQALAAHITQLQGTQAGLRHSLDQLCVVMDVVVQPELEREVEAPCEESPLLSSGGTLNKDPVTCNELLRLIPEGPPEAMAQQLLVIFSGCYVRLLVTGRLPRAGAGGHVEHSSVPCLCQFIQTTVLHSHHSWVRGR; from the exons ATGGCCCAGAAAAGCCAAACTGGTGGAACTGAGAAAAATGGATCCTCCCTCCCCTACTGCAAGAGTGATTTCAAGGAAGGAGCCCTGCAGTGGGTGACAG AACCCCCCCAAGGccgggtgctgctggtgctcagcATGGACAAcacctgccccagctcctccttcGACATGGACCTTTGTGCCGAGAAGCTGCAGTCCCTCGGCGTCCAG GTGCCGGCGGATCCGTGGAGaaggctgctccaggagggtGTCCTGAGGCCCGAAGTGAGGCGGTACCTGTTCTACAGCTCCAGGGCCTTCCAGATTGCCATGGCTGTGGTGAGG gttttctaCATCTGTCTCTGGACAAACCTTTACTCCACGCTCCAGCTGAGTCCCCTGGGACGCTACTGGGGGGCCAGCGTGCTGGTGACCCTGGTGGCCCTGGCTGTCACTGTACTGGTGATCCTGGTCATTGATCACCACCAGAGGAAG CTGAACGTGAACACAGACGTGAGGCTGGCAGCTGTCAATGAAATCTTTATCAAGCACAGCGTAATCCTGGGCATTACAGGTGTCCTGGATGGGCCACACAACATCCTACAA CTGTGGTTCGTGCACTTCAGCCCCGAGCGCTGCCTCCAGGCCCTGGCAGCCCACATCACTCAGCTGCAGGGAACACAG gcAGGCCTGAGGCACAGCCTGGACCAGCTCTGTGTGGTCATGGATGTGGTGGTTCAGCctgagctggagagggaggtggAGGCTCCATGTGAAGAGTCCCCTCTTTTATCCAGCGGGGGGACCCTGAACAAAGATCCTGTGACCTGCAATGAGCTCCTGCGCCTCATCCCCGAGGGCCCACCCGAG GCGAtggcccagcagctcctggtgatCTTCAGTGGATGCTACGTCCGGCTCCTGGTCACGGGCCGGCTCCCTCGGGCCGGGGCAGGGGGACACGTGGAGCACAGCAGCGTTCCCTGTCTCTGCCAGTTCATCCAGACCACGGTGCTCCACAGCCACCACAGCTGGGTCAGGGGCAGGTGA